The Halotia branconii CENA392 region AACGCACGATCGCCAGATCATCGAAGTTGCATCAGAAATTTCTACGACAACACCAACTACAGTAATTGACGCACAAGGGTTAACTTTGTTGCCAGGAGTTATAGATCCCCAAGTGCATTTCCGCGAACCTGGCTTAGAACACAAAGAAGACTTATTTACAGCCAGTTGTGCTTGTGCCAAAGGTGGAGTTACCTCCTTTTTGGAAATGCCCAACACTCGTCCTCTGACAACTACCCAACAAGCTTTAGACGACAAACTGCAACGTGCCTCTAACAAGTGTTTGGTTAATTATGGCTTTTTTATTGGGGCAACGACAGAAAATCTGCCAGATTTACTTTTAGCCAAACCAACACCGGGAATTAAGATTTTTATGGGGTCGATGCATGGTCAGCTGCTAGTTGATCAAGATGCAGCCTTAGAAGCAATATTTGCTCAAGGCAATCGCTTAATTGCTGTTCATGCCGAAGACCAAAGCAGAATTAACCAACGCCGCCAAGAATTTGCCGGGATTCACGACCCCGCAGTTCACTCTCAGATTCAAGATAATCAAGCTGCACTTTTAGCAACAAAATTGGCATTACAACTTTCTCAAAAATATCAGCGCCGTCTGCATATCCTACACATGTCAACGGCCGAAGAAGCAGAACTGCTGCGTCAAGATAAACCGAGTTGGGTAACAGCGGAGGTAACGCCACAACATTTGTTGTTAAATACCAGTGCTTATGAAAAAATTGGTACATTGGCACAAATGAATCCACCGTTGCGATCGCCTCACGATAATCAAGTTCTCTGGCAAGCTTTGCAAGATGGTGTAATTGATTTCATCGCCACAGATCATGCGCCTCACACCTTGGCAGAAAAAGCTCAAGAATATCCTAATAGTCCTTCTGGAATGCCTGGGGTAGAAACTTCTCTGGCTTTGATGTTAACTGCTGCTACTCAAGGGCGGTGTACGGTTGCCCAAGTTGCTAATTGGATGTCAACATCTGTAGCTAAAGCATACGGCATTGCCAATAAGGGTGCGATCGCTCCTGGTTACGATGCTGATTTAGTACTGGTAGATTTGAACACATTCCGCCCAGTCCGGCGCGAAGAACTGTTAACCAAGTGTCGCTGGAGTCCTTTTGAAGGCTGGAACCTCACAGGATGGGCTGTAACAACCATTGTTGGTGGTCAGATTGTTTATGACAAAGGTCAATTAAATACAGAAGTACGAGGCCGAGCATTAACTTTTTCGTAGTCAAAGTAATAATTTCAGATTTACGTAATATACAAAACTCATATTTGATTTGGAGAAAAAACTCAGTACACCCCTAAATCCCTTTTTTCCTGCGATGCACTGAGTTTCGACACTTCGACAGGCTCAGTGCAGCGCTGCGCGGCAATCGAGTTTCGACTACGCTCAACTGCCGCGAAGTCGAGATTCAACTACCGCGCAGCCGAAGTGTTCCCCGTTTAAAGTTCCCTCTCTACGCAAATATGTTCATTAACGGGACTTAAGGAAAAATCAAGCCCAAATAAAGCCGAAACTGGCTTTATGAGCGGCAAATACGTCACGATTAACAGTCAACCACTCAATAAATCGGAAAGAAATAGCAGTTCTAAAGGCTTCTAAAGCCTCAGTAAAAGTGTTCAACGGTTTAGTTGCCCACCTACGTCTAAAACCACCAGTCAACTGATGCCAAAGGACAAAAGTATAGGCACAAAATACCAAGATAAAATGTCGCATGAGACTGGTTTTATCTCGGACTTGATATTCTTTCAATCCTAAAAAACCCTTGGCTTCTCTATAAAAGACCTCTACCCAATTGCGTTGAGAATAGGTGTTTACTATCCATTCTGAAGTTACAACAGATGTAGAAACATTGGTAATAAAGTAGTCGATATCTGTGGCATCAGAAAAAGTAGCAGCATTCATGACGATAGCTATACTTCGTTTACCTTCCAGACGTGATATCTCTACTTCAAAAGTTGCTACCCATACTTTTCTAGGTTTATCTAAATTGAGTTGAGTTTCGCTAAAAGCCTCTTGGGGTATAGACTTTGCTAACTCATCTATCCTAATTGTTCGTTGATTATTCTCTTGCTCACTAATTGTGACTTTCCGATTTTTGGCTATTCCTCCTAAATACTTTAATTTGCGATTTTCTAGTTCTAATAGGAATGATGTATTGTTACCATATCCGGCATCTACAATCACTATTCCTGGTTGATATCCTCGCTCTCTTGTTTGGTCTATTAACTTAATTGCTATCTCTGTTTTTTTCTCAAATAGAGGGTCTTGTTTTCCTTCGGGTAATGAATCAGCGTGTTGATATAACTCTATATCTAATGGTAGGCTTTTTCTCCCATCATATAAATGAGTTGTTACCACCACTATTCCATTATCTGTCTTGCCAATTTCTCCGATATATTGTCTTCCCACACCTTCGGTAAAGTTACCACTTTTCCTATGCCCTGAATCATCAATTATCAAGCTAAATCCCCTACTGATTTTAGTCTGACTACACTTGTTCATTACCTCTAAGCGTCGTTCATTCACCTTTGTGGCCGACCAAGGGGAATCTGTCAAAAAGTGGTGTAATCGGTGGTAATTTACTCCTACGGCATTTTCTGCGAGCTGGAACAAGTTTTTCCGTTCGCTTTCTCCTAACAACCCCCCTAAATAATGTCTAAACTCCCTTTTTTGCGCTTTATGACCAAATACATCGTCAAACCTTTGACACCATTTTTCAAAGCATGGGGGCATAGCTGTGGGAGTTGTCTCTTTCATGGGGGTTAGTTTGACGTAAAACCTATGCTAATTCTGCATTATAGCCTTTTTTATTCTCTTTTTTTGCCTAAGTCCCGTTAATCAAATTGGATTGCTATATATAACAGGGAACAGGGAATAGGCTTGAAAGTCTCTTGGTATCAAGGTTTTATGATCAGCTTATGTCCTAAAATATTTAGTAACAGCTATAAGTGTGAAGCATTTTTGATGAACAGTTTATATATTGAATTTGAATAAAAACGTCAACTAACATCTAAATGTAAAATATATCAGTTAAACGTCAACTGCTAGAAACACATATATTATCTATCTAACAAAGTATTTTGTGGCATTTGTTGCCGATATTACTTAATTAGACAATATACTTTATCAGTAGCAAGTTGTAGCAAAGAAAGTTTCTCTATATTCTGCTGAACAAAAGTAGAATTTTCTGATTTTTCAGAGATTTAGTGAACAACTCTCGGCCGAAGAAAATCATGGAATTGACTAGAAACAACGCAGAATGAATTACCAGCGGTTAAACCCTGATAAAAAAGATATTTTGATTATTGACGACATAGCAGACAATCTAAGAGTGTTGTCTTCGCTGCTTACCAAGTCAGGATATAACGTTCGCAAAGCTTTAAACTGGCAAATGGCATTAACTGCTTGTCAAACAGTGTTACCGGATCTCATTTTACTTGACATTATGATGCCTGAGGTGGACGGTTATGAAGCTTGTCAGCGTTTAAAAGCTTGGAGTTTGACTGCGGATATTCCGGTGATTTTTATCAGTGCTTTAGATGATGTTTTCGACAAGGTAAAAGCTTTCAGAGTCGGAGGTGTAGATTATATTACCAAACCCTTTGAGTTTGAAGAAGTTCTGGTGCGTGTGCAGAATCAAATGGCATTGAGGGCGGCGCAATTAGAAGTATTAAGTCTCAATGCTGAACTAGAACAAAGGGTAAAAAAGCGGACGTATGAGTTAGAAAAAGCTCTACAAAATCTTCAAGCAGAAATGACTTATCGCCAACAACTGCAAAGCGAATTGTTTCATTTAGCGCTGCATGATTCTTTAACTGGTTTACCAAACCGAGTTTTGTTTATGAGGCGACTAGAAAAAGCTCTAAATTTTGCCAAGCAAGAACCCAGTTATCAATTTGCTGTATTATTTTTAGATTGCGATCGCTTTAAAGTTGTCAATGATTCTCTAGGACATCTTGTGGGAGACGAATTACTCATAGCCATAGCCCGCCGTCTGCAAGTGTGTTTAGCACCATTTGATACTTTGGTAAGATTAGGTGGTGATGAATTTGGCATTCTCTTAGAAAATCTGACAGATATAAATTCTGCAATCCAAGTTGCTAAGAATATTTTGCAACAACTATCATTCACTTTTAAATTGTCTAGATATGAAGTATTTATAAGTGCCAGTATCGGCATTAACTGGGGTGATAAAAACTATGAGCAATCAGAGTATTTACTACGTGATGCTGATACAGCAATGTATCGTGCTAAAGCTTTAGGCAGAGCTAGATATCATATCTTTGACCCAGCAATGTATCAAGAAGCAATCCAGCTTTTAGAGATGGAAAATGACTTGCGTAGAGCTATCGAACGTCAAGAATTTCTCATTTACTATCAGCCAATTATTTCTCTGACTACAGGTATGATTGCTGGATTTGAAGCACTTGTACGCTGGCAACATCCGGTTCGTGGTCTTATTGATCCCATAGATTTTATTCCTATAGCAGAAGAAACAGGTTTAATTAATGATATTAATATTTGGGTATTACAGTCGGCTTGTCAGCAACTACGAACTTGGCAAAATCACCCAACAATACCAAAAAACCTGACAATTAGTATTAATTTAACTGCGCGGTTGTTATCACATCCTAATTTAATATCACAAGTTGATCAAATTATTTATGAAACTAATATAAAATCTGCTAGTTTACAATTGGAGATTACAGAAAGTGTAATCATGGAAAACACCGAAGCAGTAAAAAGAATGCTTCAACAAATGAAGGAACGAGAAATTAAGTTAGTTATAGATGATTTTGGTACAGGATACTCATCTTTAAGTTATCTGCACAGATTCTCATTACATGCACTCAAAATTGATAAATCATTCGTCAAACGTATGCAGGATAATCAAGAAGATATGGGACTAGTACCTGCTATGATTAGTATTGCTAAATCAATGAGTATGTCTGTGATCGCCGAAGGAGTTGAAACCAAAGAACAGTTAGAAGAATTGAAAAGCTTAAATTGTGAATTTGCTCAAGGTTATCTGTTTTCTAAACCTCTAGAACAAGAATTAGTTGTTGATTTGCTTGCCTCAAACCCTCGTTGGTAAACAAATTCTTTGATGATAATTATACAATACTTTTCATTAACATTCAATATTCTTAATAACTATAATAAACTCAGATTCAAATGCATTTAAACCTAACTCAACATTCCAAAGGAAATATATTAGTAGTTGACGATACGCCAGATAATTTGCGATTACTATCAGCAATGTTGACTGCCCAAGGTTTTGAAGTTCGTAAAGCCTTAAACGGAAAAATAGCTTTAACTGCTTGCCAAATAGTTTTACCAGACTTAATTTTATTAGATATTAACATGCCAGGGATGGATGGCTATCAAGTTTGTCAACAACTAAAAGCTGATGCTCAAACTTGTGATGTACCAGTGATTTTTATTAGCGCTTTAGATGACGTTTTAGATAAAGTAAAAGCCTTTGATGTTGGTGGTGTAGATTATATTACTAAACCTTTTCATGTAGCAGAAGTTGTTTCACGTATTGAAACTCAAATTAATTTACGTTCACTGCAAATTAAACTTCAAGAAAAAAACTTTCTGTTACAAGAAGCTCTTGATAACTTAAAAATGTCCCAAGTTAAACAAATTCAAAATGAAAAAATGGTGGCATTAGGGCAGTTAGTCGCAGGTATTGCTCATGAAGTTAATAATCCAATTAGTTTTATCTATGGTAATCTGCAATATGCCAGTCAATATGTACAAGATATAATTAATATTATTGAAACTTATCGACAAGAGTATCCACAACCAAATCTAAAGATTCAAACAATAGTTAATGATATAGATTTGAATTTTGTCATTAATGATTTACAAGAACTAGTAGGCGCGATGTATAGAGGAGCAGATCGGATTCGAGAAATCGTATTAGCACTGCAAAATTTCTCTAGACACGATGAAGCTCAAATGAAAGCAGTGAATATTCATGAAGGAATTGAAAGTACTTTGGTAATGCTACAGCATCGACTAAAGAAAACAGCAAATCGTCCAGCCATTGCCGTCATCAAAGAATATGCTAATTTGCCCTTAGTTACTTGTTATGCAAGTGAATTGAACCAAGTATTTATGCATTTATTGAATAATGCAATTGATTCTTTAGAAGAATCTGTAATCAAAAATCGTCAATTATTAACTACGGATTATGGACTTTTGACGAAACCGCAGATTCGGATTAGCACAAAGGTAATAGATTTGCAGACTGTGAAGATAGCGATCGCAGATAATGGTGTTGGTATAGATGAATCCTTAAAATCTTGTCTGTTTGATCCTTTCTTTACCACAAAACCAGTAGGACAAGGTAGTGGACTAGGATTGTCGATTAGTCACCAAATTGTAGTACAGAAACATCAAGGGGAGATTACCTACTCCTCATCTCCAGGACAAGGTGCAGAGTTTGCGATCGCCATTCCTATTAAACCAGCTGCGTAGTAAGCTGTTGATTATGCTAGATAAAACTCAGCATTTATACTTCTTCATCAAGAAACAAAAATATATGACTTTATAACAATGACGGAAACTTTCGCAAATATCGTCTTCATAGTCGATTTCTTCAGTAGAAAATTGACTACTCGAAACTAAAGATAATAAAATTAGGATTTTTTATCTAGTCAAGAATACTATTTTCAATCACATCAAAGCATAATAGAAATGTGACTGATCTGTTTTTTCCTTTACAATCCCTAAAAGAAGGTCACTGGTTCAAGCTGATCTGCGGAGCCAGCTACCAACATTTACCTACAGTCAGAAGTTTAACATTAGCCTATACTTTGGCGGGCGCTGACTGTATAGATGTCGCAGCTGATCCAGCCGTCATGGCAGCAGCCCAAGAAGCGTTAGAAGTGGCCAAGTATCTATTTAAGGATGCCCAAAAGCGAGGCTTTCACTGCCAAGAAAACCCTCCCTTTTTAATGGTCAGCTTGAACGATGGAGAAGACCCCCATTTTCGCAAAGCAGAGTTTAATTCTACTGAGTGTCCCACAGACTGCCCTAGACCCTGTGAACAAATTTGTCCGGCACAAGCAATTGTATTTAACCGTATAAAAGACAACTTTTCGGGAGTTGAACACCAAAAATGCTACGGCTGCGGTCGTTGTCTACCTGTTTGCCCAAACGATATAATTAATACAAAATCATACATGTCAACACCGGATGCGATCGCGCCATTGGTAATGTCAACAGCAGTAGATGCCGTAGAAATTCATACAAAAGTAGGACATTGGGCAGAATTTCAGCGACTGTGGCAAACAGTTTCACCGTGGGTCGGTCAATTGAAAGTATTAGCCATCAGTTGCCCTGATGACGAGGGCATAATTGACTACCTCCAGGCAATTTATAACTTAGTTACTCCCTTGCGTAGTGCTTTAATTTGGCAAACCGATGGTCGCCCAATGAGTGGTGACATCGGAGATGGCACTACCTCAGCAGCGGTGAAATTAGGACAAAAAGTTTTGACAGCTAAGTTACCGGGATATGTGCAGTTAGCAGGTGGTACTAATAGCTACACCGTTGCTAAGTTGAGGGCAATGGGGCTGCTGAAGAGAGCAGGGGAAGCAGCACTTCGGCTTACTTCGACTTCGCTCAGTACAAGACGCTCAGTGACCGGGGAAGCAGGGGAAGCAGGGGAGGAAGAAGAACTTTCCCCCCAGCTCCCAGCTCCCTGCCCCCCCGCCTCCGTCGCTGGGGTCGCTTATGGTAGCTACGCTCGTGTACTGCTGTCACCAATTCTCGAAAAGTTAGAGAATCAGGAGGTAAGTAATACTAGTATTAAGGCGACTATCCGCCTAGAAGAAAACGATATACTACTCTGGCAAGCTGTAGGACTTGCCCATT contains the following coding sequences:
- a CDS encoding dihydroorotase, whose product is MPSLESLLIRHAHIILPNGELMLGDVLTHDRQIIEVASEISTTTPTTVIDAQGLTLLPGVIDPQVHFREPGLEHKEDLFTASCACAKGGVTSFLEMPNTRPLTTTQQALDDKLQRASNKCLVNYGFFIGATTENLPDLLLAKPTPGIKIFMGSMHGQLLVDQDAALEAIFAQGNRLIAVHAEDQSRINQRRQEFAGIHDPAVHSQIQDNQAALLATKLALQLSQKYQRRLHILHMSTAEEAELLRQDKPSWVTAEVTPQHLLLNTSAYEKIGTLAQMNPPLRSPHDNQVLWQALQDGVIDFIATDHAPHTLAEKAQEYPNSPSGMPGVETSLALMLTAATQGRCTVAQVANWMSTSVAKAYGIANKGAIAPGYDADLVLVDLNTFRPVRREELLTKCRWSPFEGWNLTGWAVTTIVGGQIVYDKGQLNTEVRGRALTFS
- a CDS encoding IS701 family transposase, whose amino-acid sequence is MKETTPTAMPPCFEKWCQRFDDVFGHKAQKREFRHYLGGLLGESERKNLFQLAENAVGVNYHRLHHFLTDSPWSATKVNERRLEVMNKCSQTKISRGFSLIIDDSGHRKSGNFTEGVGRQYIGEIGKTDNGIVVVTTHLYDGRKSLPLDIELYQHADSLPEGKQDPLFEKKTEIAIKLIDQTRERGYQPGIVIVDAGYGNNTSFLLELENRKLKYLGGIAKNRKVTISEQENNQRTIRIDELAKSIPQEAFSETQLNLDKPRKVWVATFEVEISRLEGKRSIAIVMNAATFSDATDIDYFITNVSTSVVTSEWIVNTYSQRNWVEVFYREAKGFLGLKEYQVRDKTSLMRHFILVFCAYTFVLWHQLTGGFRRRWATKPLNTFTEALEAFRTAISFRFIEWLTVNRDVFAAHKASFGFIWA
- a CDS encoding two-component system response regulator, encoding MNYQRLNPDKKDILIIDDIADNLRVLSSLLTKSGYNVRKALNWQMALTACQTVLPDLILLDIMMPEVDGYEACQRLKAWSLTADIPVIFISALDDVFDKVKAFRVGGVDYITKPFEFEEVLVRVQNQMALRAAQLEVLSLNAELEQRVKKRTYELEKALQNLQAEMTYRQQLQSELFHLALHDSLTGLPNRVLFMRRLEKALNFAKQEPSYQFAVLFLDCDRFKVVNDSLGHLVGDELLIAIARRLQVCLAPFDTLVRLGGDEFGILLENLTDINSAIQVAKNILQQLSFTFKLSRYEVFISASIGINWGDKNYEQSEYLLRDADTAMYRAKALGRARYHIFDPAMYQEAIQLLEMENDLRRAIERQEFLIYYQPIISLTTGMIAGFEALVRWQHPVRGLIDPIDFIPIAEETGLINDINIWVLQSACQQLRTWQNHPTIPKNLTISINLTARLLSHPNLISQVDQIIYETNIKSASLQLEITESVIMENTEAVKRMLQQMKEREIKLVIDDFGTGYSSLSYLHRFSLHALKIDKSFVKRMQDNQEDMGLVPAMISIAKSMSMSVIAEGVETKEQLEELKSLNCEFAQGYLFSKPLEQELVVDLLASNPRW
- a CDS encoding hybrid sensor histidine kinase/response regulator; the encoded protein is MHLNLTQHSKGNILVVDDTPDNLRLLSAMLTAQGFEVRKALNGKIALTACQIVLPDLILLDINMPGMDGYQVCQQLKADAQTCDVPVIFISALDDVLDKVKAFDVGGVDYITKPFHVAEVVSRIETQINLRSLQIKLQEKNFLLQEALDNLKMSQVKQIQNEKMVALGQLVAGIAHEVNNPISFIYGNLQYASQYVQDIINIIETYRQEYPQPNLKIQTIVNDIDLNFVINDLQELVGAMYRGADRIREIVLALQNFSRHDEAQMKAVNIHEGIESTLVMLQHRLKKTANRPAIAVIKEYANLPLVTCYASELNQVFMHLLNNAIDSLEESVIKNRQLLTTDYGLLTKPQIRISTKVIDLQTVKIAIADNGVGIDESLKSCLFDPFFTTKPVGQGSGLGLSISHQIVVQKHQGEITYSSSPGQGAEFAIAIPIKPAA
- the ldpA gene encoding circadian clock protein LdpA → MTDLFFPLQSLKEGHWFKLICGASYQHLPTVRSLTLAYTLAGADCIDVAADPAVMAAAQEALEVAKYLFKDAQKRGFHCQENPPFLMVSLNDGEDPHFRKAEFNSTECPTDCPRPCEQICPAQAIVFNRIKDNFSGVEHQKCYGCGRCLPVCPNDIINTKSYMSTPDAIAPLVMSTAVDAVEIHTKVGHWAEFQRLWQTVSPWVGQLKVLAISCPDDEGIIDYLQAIYNLVTPLRSALIWQTDGRPMSGDIGDGTTSAAVKLGQKVLTAKLPGYVQLAGGTNSYTVAKLRAMGLLKRAGEAALRLTSTSLSTRRSVTGEAGEAGEEEELSPQLPAPCPPASVAGVAYGSYARVLLSPILEKLENQEVSNTSIKATIRLEENDILLWQAVGLAHSLVSQLKSQQER